Proteins from one Triticum aestivum cultivar Chinese Spring chromosome 7A, IWGSC CS RefSeq v2.1, whole genome shotgun sequence genomic window:
- the LOC123150737 gene encoding uncharacterized protein, producing the protein MQPKITSALDPNSRDALGLAWSKFFHANDIAGRKADCPYFRATVKITQQLGPAPIPTAKEIDGKYLEVNYDEATSFLQKFKQDWKNFGVTLMCDSWTGPTGMSLINFMVYCNTRMFFLNTIDASGQTQNSDFIYREIEKVVEEIGHEHIVQIVTDNGSNYKKACKTLIEEPKYSHIVWQPCAAHTVNLMLKDIAKFPEVDVIVKSAKTICRFFHKHNNLHDNMKKNIGGELIRPNVTRFGTVFMFLESYHLKKDKFREWMVSTDWKECQWRYEPGYVFAEECLSSNVWWNTLEWVLGSLRPLYKAMRYADTQKQCTLSGFKKSMMLAIQQMEAHLGPTSRLYLSFMRKVGKRIEAMEEDTFMVAAVVLDPYTHYKLNLCNHTDYATSLTDAIAKILDPKSALSAIDEVSKFRECQGRFGTRLAEEAAARMEPTQWWFQFGGDVPALQKCAMRICSQCVSSSGCERNWSAFALVHTKQRNRLLYDKLHKLVSVRYNLKIRAEEDQEKDIDNEVDPSALLLDTTMFDEANPIMEWLNEDEEDPIVDGADAASAVFEKIRRLNSSRKDSYVGTKGNKKKRKRNHDEENEYVETESEDDDEENEYVDNESEDDDGVSEDDEDDQQDQQETQMQVEEETHVQAEKETAASVGNLEARRSGRLVRKKTKEVNSLYS; encoded by the exons ATGCAGCCCAAGATCACTAGTGCTTTGGATCCTAATTCAAGAGATGCACTTGGCCTAGCTTGGTCCAAGTTTTTTCATGCCAATGATATTGCTGGACGTAAAGCTGATTGCCCATACTTCCGAGCTACTGTGAAGATCACTCAACAATTAGGGCCTGCTCCTATACCAACCGCAAAGGAGATCGATGGGAAATATTTGGAGGTTAACTATGATGAAGCTACTTCGtttcttcaaaaatttaaacaagATTGGAAAAACTTCGGTGTGACTCTTATGTGTGACTCTTGGACTGGTCCAACAGGAATGAGCCTCATAAACTTCATGGTATATTGTAATACACGAATGTTCTTCCTCAATACCATTGATGCATCCGGCCAGACTCAGAATTCAG ACTTTATCTATAGAGAGATTGAGAAGGTTGTAGAAGAGATAGGCCATGAACATATTGTTCAAATAGTAACCGATAATGGGTCCAACTATAAGAAAGCTTGCAAAACCCTTATAGAAGAACCAAAATACTCTCATATTGTTTGGCAACCGTGTGCTGCCCACACCGTCAATCTTATGTTAAAAGATATAGCCAAATTTCCCGAGGTTGATGTGATAGTCAAGAGTGCCAAGACAATCTGTAGGTTCTTCCATAAGCACAATAACCTACATGATAACATGAAGAAGAACATAGGTGGTGAACTAATTAGACCAAATGTCACCCGTTTTGGGACTGTCTTCATGTTCCTTGAGAGTTACCATTTGAAGAAAGATAAATTTAGGGAGTGGATGGTTTCAACTGATTGGAAGGAGTGTCAGTGGAGGTATGAGCCTGGATATGTGTTTGCTGAAGAATGTTTGTCCAGTAATGTTTGGTGGAACACACTAGAGTGGGTATTGGGTTCGTTGAGGCCACTTTATAAGGCCATGAGGTATGCTGATACACAGAAACAATGCACTCTTTCCGGATTCAAGAAAAGTATGATGCTCGCTATACAACAGATGGAAGCACATCTAGGCCCTACATCAAGGTTGTACCTTAGTTTCATGCGCAAGGTGGGCAAGAGGATAGAGGCAATGGAAGAAGATACATTTATGGTTGCAG CTGTCGTCCTTGATCCATATACACATTACAAGCTCAACCTTTGCAACCATACAGATTATGCTACCTCACTAACAGATGCGATAGCGAAGATATTAGATCCAAAGAGTGCTCTTTCAGCCATTGATGAAGTAAGTAAGTTTAGGGAGTGCCAAGGGAGGTTTGGGACCAGATTAGCAGAAGAAGCTGCGGCGAGAATGGAGCCAA CCCAATGGTGGTTTCAATTTGGAGGGGATGTTCCTGCATTGCAGAAGTGTGCAATGAGAATTTGCTCACAATGTGTCTCATCGAGTGGGTGTGAGAGGAATTGGAGCGCCTTTGCTTTGGTGCACACAAAGCAAAGAAATCGTCTTTTATATGACAAGCTCCACAAGCTAGTTTCTGTCCGCTACAACCTAAAG ATACGTGCTGAAGAAGATCAAGAGAAAGATATAGATAATGAAGTTGATCCAAGTGCACTGCTGCTGGACACAACAATGTTTGATGAAGCAAATCCAATAATGGAGTGGCTGAATGAGGATGAAGAGGATCCAATTGTGGATGGAGCTGATGCAGCCAGTGCTGTTTTTGAGAAAATAAGGCGTCTCAACTCAAGCAGGAAGGATTCTTATGTTGGTACAAAAGGtaataagaagaaaagaaagaggaatCATGATGAGGAGAATGAGTATGTCGAAACTGAGagtgaggatgacgatgaagagAATGAGTATGTTGATAATGAGAGTGAGGATGATGATGGGGTgagtgaggatgatgaggatgatcaACAAGATCAGCAAGAGACACAAATGCAAGTGGAAGAAGAGACACACGTACAAGCTGAAAAGGAGACAGCAGCAAGTGTTGGCAATTTGGAGGCTCGTAGATCTGGACGACTAGTTAGGAAGAAGACCAAGGAAGTGAACAGCCTCTACTCGTAG